In the genome of Notamacropus eugenii isolate mMacEug1 chromosome 5, mMacEug1.pri_v2, whole genome shotgun sequence, one region contains:
- the GPR15 gene encoding G-protein coupled receptor 15, producing the protein MDETTPLTYLDNYATSQGPDFEDDHLHVLYISVFLPIFYTAVFLIGVVGNLILIGALHFKRGSQRLIDIFIINLAVSDFIFLVTLPLWVDKEASLGLWRTGSFLCKGSSYIISVNMHSSVFFLTCMSAERYLAIMCPSASRKFRRKDCTYGICVSVWFISCLLGLPTLLSRHLTMIEDKPYCAEEPASLSKRAWALVSLIFAFFVPLLSILTCYCSIARKLCAYYQQSGKHNKKLQKSIKIIFIVVAAFVSSWLPFNIFKVLSIISGLQEEPFFSSAVLQVGMEVTGPLAFSNSCINPFIYYFFDGYIRRAIICCLCPCLKNSNLGSSTETSDSHLSKIFANFIHGEDFSRRRRRSVSL; encoded by the coding sequence ATGGATGAGACGACTCCCTTGACCTATCTGGATAACTATGCTACTAGCCAAGGTCCTGACTTTGAGGATGACCACTTGCATGTCCTGTACATATCTGTCTTCCTTCCCATCTTCTACACTGCTGTGTTCCTGATTGGTGTTGTGGGGAACCTGATCCTAATTGGAGCCTTACATTTTAAACGGGGAAGCCAAAGACTGATTGACATATTTATCATCAACCTGGCTGTCTCTGACTTTATCTTCCTTGTTACACTGCCACTCTGGGTGGATAAGGAGGCATCCTTAGGCCTGTGGAGGACTGGCTCATTCCTGTGCAAGGGAAGCTCTTACATCATTTCAGTCAACATGCACAGTAGTGTCTTCTTCTTGACCTGCATGAGTGCTGAGCGTTATCTGGCCATCATGTGCCCGTCTGCGTCCAGGAAATTTAGGAGGAAAGACTGTACTTATGGCATCTGTGTCAGTGTCTGGTTCATCTCCTGCCTTCTGGGGTTGCCCACTCTTTTGTCCAGGCACCTCACAATGATTGAGGACAAACCTTACTGTGCAGAAGAGCCAGCCAGTCTCTCTAAACGTGCGTGGGCCCTGGTGTCCTTAATTTTCGCTTTTTTTGTCCCCTTGCTGAGCATCTTGACCTGCTACTGTTCAATTGCAAGGAAATTATGTGCATACTACCAGCAGTCAGGAAAACACAACAAAAAGCTCCAAAAGTCCATAAAAATTATCTTCATTGTAGTGGCAGCCTTTGTCAGCTCCTGGCTACCTTTTAACATTTTCAAGGTTTTGTCTATCATCTCTGGGCTACAAGAAGAACCCTTCTTTTCCTCAGCTGTCCTCCAAGTGGGCATGGAGGTCACTGGTCCTTTGGCATTTTCTAACAGTTGCATTAAtcctttcatttattatttcttcgATGGCTATATACGGCGAGCTATTATCTGCTGTCTCTGTCCTTGTCTGAAGAATTCCAACCTTGGGAGCAGCACTGAAACCTCAGACAGTCACCTTAGTAAGATCTTTGCCAACTTCATTCATGGAGAGGATTTTTCTAGAAGAAGAAGACGTTCTGTGTCTCTGTAA